GTTTAGGAAGACGGATTAGCAGCGAGTCTTTAGTGCGCCTGCGCCGCGTGTCGAGGGACGCCATGGGCTTTGCTAaggaaacacacaacacagcggttGGACGCTTATCAACAGACAGCTTCTGCACAGACAAAAAAAATCCTGCAGATTTCTACAGTTGTGTTGCATGAAAATGCCAGTCCGGTTTAAGGTAAGCGTTGGTTTGCTTATTTCACGTAACTGATCTAGACCCACTAGGTTACTTTTCATTTGCTGTAACAAACAGAAGTCCCTGCACTTAATACGTCACCgctagtttgtattattattattattattattttttttaaagcgataGTTGATTTCATTTTGCACATAGGAGTTTCCGAGAGGTTAACTAAGGTACTCTGTATGTAGCCTGTGTTCAGTCACACGTAGTGTCTGggaaaactgcttttaaaatatacaaagttGATGTTATAACtccatctttttaaaaaatgtaattcaaaaaactgtttaaaacgtTCCCATTTCTGCATGTAGCGTATCGGTATGCTGTTGCAACAGACGTAAGGCGATGCATCTTGTTACACTGTTGAAATGTGAAGCACGGGCGATTCAGAGAGGCGTTCACAGTGTGTGAAGCGCGTCTGTGCAGGTGACCAAGGCAAGGTGTCCCTGGATGAAGAGAGAAGATGCGACTTGATTGAAATGAAAGCTAGAACTGGTCGCTCTACTTTCAGTGTCTTACAGATGCACAcgacatttttttttaccccaatacaaataaaacattttattattattattttttttaaatttttcataatataaatattttcaCAATAACAAACCCAACCGgtgaattgtattttataacgtcaaaagaatttaaaatatttttttacaagcTTTCATATAAAAGCACCTGTCTGCTGGAGCAGAATGCAAACTTACAGCAGCTGTCTTTGATTTCCTCACTCCAGCAAATCCTGCGTGGCTGGGTGTGAGCTTTGAACTGGCCTCACCTGTTCTTTTGTATGCTGTGGCTGTGCCAATACCAACAGCATCAGCATGAGACAATCCAGGGCAATGGCAGTGACATTTGTGATCATGTGCTTTTCATTCCCCGGTCACCACAGAGATTCAACACAAAAACGCATATTCAGTGTCGGACGCCCCAAGGCTCTTCGTCAGAAGAGAGTGGTGGCTCCAGCTACCATTTATTAATTCTTGgatattttaattgaaacacaATTCAGATAAATAAGACATTAATATCTGACATATCTGgttgctgctgtttgtttttcagggTTTAAGTGAATACAAGAAGAACTACAAATGGAAGAGTTCTAGAAGCCCCTCCCCAGAGCACAGAGCCCCCTGGGCAGGACTGCACTCTGACCACCTGGGTAAGCAGCGCTAAAGAAGGGCCACATGTGACCGCTGCTAATCATGCCAAGAGACAGGCAGCCCTATCTAGACTAGGCATTTATataagcaatagaaccctcatacaagggctttaccatctggtaaggcccttcttcTGTTAAATGCCCTTGCGAGTGTATTAACATAGCAAGAAGAGCCTTACCAGACTAGAGCGTTTAACATCATGAGAAGATCCTTACCGGACGAGAGCGTTTAACATCATGAGAAGATCCTTACCGGACTAGAGCGTTTAACATCATGAGAAGATCATTACCGGACGAGAGCGTTTAACATCATGAGAAGATCCTTACCGGACGAGAGCGTTTAACATCATGAGAAGATCATTACCGGACGAGAGCGTTTAACATCATGAGAAGATCCTTACCGGACGAGAGCGTTTAACATCATGAGAAGATCCTTACCGGACGAGAGCGTTTAACATCATGAGAAGATCATTACCGGACGAGAGCGTTTAACATCATGAGAAGATCCTTACCGGACGAGAGCGTTTAACATCATGAGAAGATCCTTACCGGACGAGAGCGTTTAACATCATGAGAAGATCCTTACCGGACGAGAGCGTTTAACATCATGAGAAGATCCTTACCGGACGAGAGCGTTTAACATCATGAGAAGATCCTTACCGGACGAGAGCGTTTAACATCATGAGAAGATCCTTACCGGACGAGAGCGTTTAACATCATGAGAAGATCCTTACCGGACGAGAGCGTTTAACATCATGAGAAGATCCTTACCGGACGAGAGCGTTTAACATCATGAGAAGATCATTACCGGACGAGAGCGTTTAACATCATGAGAAGATCCTTACCGGACGAGAGCGTTTAACATCATGAGAAGATCCTTACCGGACGAGAGCGTTTAACATCATGAGAAGATCCTTACCGGACGAGAGCGTTTAACATCATGAGAAGATCCTTACCGGACGAGAGCGTTTAACATCATGAGAAGATCCTTACGGGTCGAGAGCGTTTAACATCATGAGAAGATCCTTACCGGACGAGAGCGTTTAACATCATGAGAAGATCCTTACCGGACGAGAGCGTTTAACATCATGAGAAGATCCTTACCGGACGAGAGCGTTTAACATCATGAGAAGATCCTTACCGGACGAGAGCGTTTAACATCATGAGAAGATCCTTACCGGACGAGGGCATTTAACATCATGAGAAGATCCTTACCGGACGAGAGCGTTGCGTTGTGGGTATTTCCAATCACCTAAATAATATCTCAATACTAAACCAAATCTTCtccttacatggagctgttcttcagttctgtTACCTTGTGCACAAAAGCGAACAATGTTTGTAAAACAAGTGAATGAATGAAAATCCCAGAAACGGTATCGCTGCAGTGTGGCAGAGTTCAGGGAGAAGGGGCAGAGCAATCAGAATGTACACGTTTGaattcacactgcggactcaccatgcagccacccaagagctacagcgtcggaggagcttacaggcaagcccacaggcgcccggccagaccacaggggtcgctggtgcgcggtgagtcaaggacaccctggccgacctaaccctccctccctccctcccccgggcgacgctcggccaattgtgcgccgccccctgggagctcccatccacggtcggctgtggaatagcctggactcgaactcgcgatgtctaGACTATaaagtgcatcctgcactccacgtggagtgcctttactggatgcgccactcgggagccgctTCTGTGTTGATTTTCTTGGCCCCCTAATCTCCACCTACAGAATGCCGGTAACTTaggttaatgtatttgtgtacatttctttatatatatatatatatatatatatatatatatatatatacatatatgaatatacagtatttgaaacagTGATTAAACGTAGTTTCAGAGATAATGTTCAAGGTCTCTTATCAGAGACTGGGGACATCATACATCTCCAATCTCCATGGTCTAATTGTTCGTTTACCTGTCAGTGGCCAGGCAGTGATTTCTACTTCTCCTCGTTgaccattttttgtttgtttacattcccctacAGTTTGTTTTAGCTGTAGGGACACAAGCCCATCCTCTTTGAAACATGCTTATAGTTCTGTTATGCTGAGGACTTTTTTGCAATTTAGaattatttaatacattaaaaatgtgctTAAAAGGTAATAACATTGTTGCGTTAAAGAAATCTCAGTttgtaagccatgcttttagGTGGTGTTGCACTTTCTTGGGCATTTCACTtggagagtgaaactgtcccTACCTCTCCAGCACCTTATTTCCTGTcgttaaccaaccagctgctttccctattgactgacatgctttcagccagtaacatgctttgacccagaatacactggtgaggtgaaatgacctatgaAGGGATGCAGCAACAGACTTCCTGAGAGGACTGCATGGAAACAGAGAACATTATTTAAGCTGGCGATGTACCAGGTATCATGATTTCAAATGAAAGTCCCAGCTTGCTCTACAACATGGATTTATTTATAAACTGCACATCTAAGACCTGTGTAATAGTGGAATGGAATTTATTTACTTATTctgttaagcccctttcacactggtactgctacccgggtcacaatctcccgtagtgtgaaaccacatacccgggttaacccaggtcccagtggcccacctcaggatgtgggtcgacccGCTTTGACGGCCATTCCTGAGCCagtgcaataacaaacagccacgcctgcgtgacgGTTTCACTTCCgtaaggaacgtttctgtttagccatatttttgttgattgagataCAGCATGAGCcaaattgcagcagggatgaagaaacatttgctctaattaaCATTTGGGcaatggttcaatccagagaaactTGGATAGAAgtgtccgtaacaagctgcttccagggcattgatacgtgcattgtttacttgcatctgtcacccaggtcaaccctgctttatcaaaagcagtgtgaaatcgaaTACCCGACCCGTatgacactgggtcctgacccaggtagagcatgctagtgtgaaatcgcgtacccgacccgcatgacactgggtcctgacccatgtagagcatgtcagtgtgaaaggagcttcagattaaacaatttaaacactaaacacaacAGATATAGACTGTGACAAAAACACTGACTTAAATACGTTCCTCTGTTCATCACAGGAATAACCAAAGAGCCCAGCTTTATTTCCAAGAAGAGAGTGCCTCACTATCGGCCGCAGATCTCCAGGTCCTTTCAGTGGGTACATGGGGGTGAGACGCCACGGCACTCTGCTCCACGGAGAGAAGCAGCACGCCATCCTGTGAAAACACACGCCCCCGTTACTGAGGACCAGGCAGCCCCTGAAAGAATCCAGACTCCACCAGGCCCCCGGGTCCCCAGACTACCCCGATCCCAATCCGTGGAGCCGAGACCTCGCAGCGCTCCGCACTCGCCCTTAGGAAACGGCAAGAGCATGCCTTCCCTTAACGCAGAGAAGGGCGGGCCGGCTGCCGAGGGTAATGGAGTAAGTACAGTATCGTCAATCTTATCATCTCCAAAGCTGCAGTTAAGCTTCTTTAATCCCTCTGATGCTGTGCATTCAAATACTACCTGTCAGAGCAACAGTGGCACTCAGGAGACATcaaaacacagatacacagagtaaAACGCAGTCACTCATTAATGGCATATTGGTTGAATGTTAATGCTGGTTTCTTTAGATTTGAAGATCGGAGATTAGCGCTGTGTGTCTTCTGACAATGAGCTCTTCCACAGTTTAATATTGCAGAGATGGTTATTGGGGTACTTCTTGAACTTTCTAATGTCAAAGAAATGAATTACCGGGTAGAGACTACAGACTGTGTAGTTGAGCATTTACCTATCGGAGACACTTTGCTTAAAGGTTCTCTGTCGATCATTGTGCAGCTGAAGTTATTGTGTATGTATACCCGCATTCTAACTAATGTATTGTTGTTTAGTTTCACTTtctatcattttctgtttgtcacattttaaaacactgaattgtaaAGATCCTATATGACCACAATAAAGGTCTCACATCATGTCTAATCTACAAGTACATTTCACACTTGGAAATTAGACGTGTTTCTTGTGCAATGAAACACAGTCTAATAAATGACTGTAATTTAGGGCCCATTGAGCCCTTTTGCTGTTGagtttatttttcctttcaaaCATGCTATCTAGTATACACTAAAGAAATCTCCTGTTTGCCAGCCTTGCTTGCACTTCAGTGGTAACTTCACCTGGGCAGTGAAACTGTCCAAACGCTGTCTGACATGTTATTCCATCACTGCTGTCCTGCAGGTTAACAGGGTCCTGCAGAAGAAGGCTGGGCTGAAGACAGACATGCGCCGGAGCGTTGTCCGAAGCTCGGAGTACCAGAGACAGTTCATGTGGAAGAGTCCATCGGAAAACTCTCCGTTACTGGCAGCAGAGCAGGTACACACAGGCCTGTAAAATACATTCACTGCAGTGCAGAGGAACACAACAAAGTCATGTCATCTCTTAATGTTTTTTCTGATGCTAAATGACATAATGTCATGCTAAAGTTGTTTAAAAACAGcactcacatttaaaaaaaaaagactgcaaagtAGGACCAATCTTCAACATACAGTATCTTCATGACTCATTTGAAGTTCAGTTAATAACGGCACTGCAATCTATTAAAAATGATATAAGATGAGCCTCCCTTGTGACCAGAAGATGGTGCTAAAGAGTTATGTAAATTCCATGTGTTTGCAAGTTCCCTATTTGAaaactatatacagtaaatatcttTGTTTACTCCGGTCATTTTTAAATTGAAGGTTGTCATCAAACAAGACTATTGAAAAGTTAAGTAACGTAGGATTCTTTATTCATGGAAACATCGTGACGCCCGGACGGCTGCcgaattacaaaaacaaaaaagcagcacAACTAACATACTGTATGACCAAAGCAACTTACTTTATAGATTAGGTAAAGTCAAGAGCAGGTAATTCATAGTATAACAAGTATGCACATGTTTTTTTATGAAATCTGTGGTTCCTTGATTTGCCCCTACAGCATTTGTTGAGTCATCTTTAAATATGAATCTGAGTAACAGGATATGAGAGGTGTAAGATAATATCTTAACTAGCGTGTTCACCATCATCAAAAAATGCTTTTCAAACGTTCTTCCCATTGCTTCCATTTTCATACCAGTTGGTTTACAACAGAAATAAGGAGGTTCCTCCGTTCAAGTCGGGCAGCTTTGTGCGTGAGAGCGAGTACCAGAGGAGCTTCAAGAGCTCTCCTCCCCCCAAAGGGCTGAAACTGCGCAAGGACCTGGAGGAGCAAGAGGCAGAAAACATCTCGCCAGTCAGCAACTCAAAGGTGTCCTTCAAGATACATACATGAGACTCCAAGCTGTTGATGCTCCCCCCACACCTCTGCTTGACTTACTCTCTCAGCTTTGAGAAGGCTGCGATATGATATGGATCACAACACGTGATGGTCCTGATcagctacttgtatgatgcatgaTAAGATGAAATGGTCATGCCAATGATAAATCGTTTTATTAAAAGGCAATAATTAAATgagatagggagagtatgtatccatagcactataaaatacatttattcttcattcaagaagtGACAGTGAGCTCTGATTCATCGATGCACGAGGACTTATGACAGCCCTACGAGCTATTGGGTTATGTAAACAATGCAGACTAAATAAGCTGTGATCCAGTCTGGCTGACATCATGTGAATGTCGTTCTGATACACATCTACTTGTGGCTGTATCTCACAAACcgttttaaaaagtataaatataCCCCGGTACTGATTCACTGTACGATCGCTAATCATTTCTCTAGTTAGTTTGAATATCTAGTTTCAACTACAGGGCCTTCTCTCCATCGTGGCAATGAGCCAGTCtgtggtttcttttagtatttctaagtgTAGCACTACTGGGCGTTTTATAGCTATGAAATACTAAATAAACTAACATTTGAAAACATTGCAAAAGACTTTTAGtctaaatgtttttcatttgagTTTTATTATTTCGAAATGTAGCTCTATTgattgtttgtttaataattctggtAAAATGACCTGTGGCAtaatttttatttcctttttattcAGAGTGAAAAGAATAAAACATACAGTTCACTCCAGAATGGGCACATAGATAAGGACCCACAGCTGGCTGCAGAGAAGCCGGTTTTGAAGCAGCATTACAGTGAGGACCCAAAGCCGGCTGCAGAGAAGCCAGTTGTGAAGCAGTGTAACAGTGAGGACGCAAAGCTGGCTGCAGAGAAGCTGGTTCTGAAGCAGCAGAATCCACAAAGGCTGTTTTTCCCTCACAGAGGCTATGGGTGAGCAGTGCCTTTTATATATACCTGAGGTCTGACTGCAGGTCTGTGTTGAGTCAATGGAAATGTGTGTGGAATAAAGAACCTAATTATTTTGTGTAACCTTAAAGGAAAATGAAGTCGGAATACAATTCAAACTTCCGGTCTCCTGTGAAGTACAGCTATAAAGATGGAGCCTGGATAAAAGGGCTTGTCTCTTCAGATGAGGTGTGTTCATCTATTTCATTTAGTGCAGGTTTgtgtcccgtcccgtcccgtcccatcCCGTCCTGTTCCCCCGCcgccacaaaaaaacaaaacgcacctGCAACTTGCTTTTAAATGCAACATGGCTTGTTTTGAAGCAGATGCAAAAGTATAGGTACATTTTTACAAAGGAATTCATTCATTTCAAAGAGCGTGTTGTTGCTTCATGtcattgttgtgtttattttttatttgttacatttCTCTTGTTTTGTGGTGTATACGCGCATTCTAAGcagttctgagttctgttgcACCCACATTAACTTACAGTGTTTTCTCTGCCTTTACCCGGCTTTGAACTTTATCAGTACAAACCTAGCCGGAAACTACTCAGATCAGGCAttgaactgctccttcctgcagctATGTGCTTGCAAGTTTTATTCTGTTAATATTTTACATCTCTTAGAACAGACGTGTGGGGTTTACTAGTGGCTGGATTGAATTAATTTACAGTACAGAAGAGCGCTTCTCTCCTTTTCTAATGCTGGTGATGTACTGTATAGGGCTCAACTTCTCCCCTCCTGCACCTCAAGTGCCTCCTGTAGACTGggaaatcaaggcagttatccaGCAGGGTTCAGCAGGATTCAGCCCTTTGTCTTGCAGTGCAGTGCTCAGGTGTCTATATGAGCAGAATACTGGAATAATCAAAGCAGTAAAAATGCTGTTGAAGTTACGTGTGCTTTACCCTTCCTCTTTGCAGGATTCACAAAGCCACCTCGCTTACATGTGGTACAATGAGGTAATAGGCTGTCTGGTGTTATTTGCCTGTGCTTTGTGTCTTTGTGCTTtttggtgaaataaaaaaaaaaactcccactaGTGCATACTGCATACTGTGTACCTTTGTTTGCAGCAACCAGCATGTCCCAGTGTCTTGAAGTTGTGTCAGGCACTGAAAGACCTAACGCTGCTGCTCCATGCTCTTTGCAGTACTTTTTGTATGGCTTTTAATGTCTAGGTAGAGTGAACACGCTTTCGACTGCATACCTGCTTCACTGTTTAGTTGGGAGAATAAGAAATGCATGTCAGTAAACTGTGTATGAAGGGGAGGCCTGCTCTGGATTTAAACTGCAAGTATTAAACTGCAAGCCGGTCAGCATTGCttgcttttaaatatataaatgcattctgtgtataattactgtatgtgtgtacaAGTATAATTccagtgtatttgttttttagtcGTGTTTTTGTGTTCTATTTCAAAACCCTTGAATTTGTTCTTGTATTTATGTGGGTGTATTGGCCCTGTTGATCCCATGCCTGTTTTGACAGGTGAAGGAGCTGAAGGAGATGGCAGAGGCTTACAAGAAGAGAGCCCAGGGAACCCACTTCTCTCGAGAGCACCTGAACCAGATTCTTTCAGAGAAGAACCGATTCTGGGAGGTGTCTTCCTCCTCGACCCTGGAGGAGTCTGCCAGCGATGACATCAGAGCCCTGGACCTGGTCAGGTATGGGCATCTCCATCACTGCAAACTCTGAGGTTAACAGTGCAGCAGGATGCATGGTCCTTACCTGATTCAGAGCACAAGTCAAGTCTGTAAAACTGAAAGTTCTTTAGAAAGATGTATAAAAGTTGTTCATCCTCATGCATTTTGAATTCAGCAGTGTTTTGGGTTTTTGTTTAGAACAAGGGTTTTGAAGAGAAGCCCCAGCCCAGCAAGGTCTGGTTCTTGCTCTCCTGTGCAGAGTGACACTTCTGCCAGGAAGTCTCCAAGCGACGACACAGAGAAAGCCAGCCTGCACAGCGGAGCCACCCTTCCAGTGAGGAGGAGACTGGCCTGGGACGACAAGGAGAATGAACACGAGGAGCAGGAAACCCTGCAGAGAAGCGAGGGAGAGCAGGCCCAGGAAGAAAAGGAAGACGAGCAGGAGAAAGAGTAAGCACTGACATGCTGGATCAGTTATATAGTAAACTTAACCCTGAATTAAGAAATGCGCACAGCTTAGGCACAAGTG
The sequence above is a segment of the Acipenser ruthenus chromosome 7, fAciRut3.2 maternal haplotype, whole genome shotgun sequence genome. Coding sequences within it:
- the mdm1 gene encoding nuclear protein MDM1 isoform X4, with the translated sequence MKMPVRFKGLSEYKKNYKWKSSRSPSPEHRAPWAGLHSDHLGITKEPSFISKKRVPHYRPQISRSFQWVHGGETPRHSAPRREAARHPVKTHAPVTEDQAAPERIQTPPGPRVPRLPRSQSVEPRPRSAPHSPLGNGKSMPSLNAEKGGPAAEGNGVNRVLQKKAGLKTDMRRSVVRSSEYQRQFMWKSPSENSPLLAAEQLVYNRNKEVPPFKSGSFVRESEYQRSFKSSPPPKGLKLRKDLEEQEAENISPVSNSKSEKNKTYSSLQNGHIDKDPQLAAEKPVLKQHYSEDPKPAAEKPVVKQCNSEDAKLAAEKLVLKQQNPQRLFFPHRGYGKMKSEYNSNFRSPVKYSYKDGAWIKGLVSSDEDSQSHLAYMWYNEVKELKEMAEAYKKRAQGTHFSREHLNQILSEKNRFWEVSSSSTLEESASDDIRALDLVRTRVLKRSPSPARSGSCSPVQSDTSARKSPSDDTEKASLHSGATLPVRRRLAWDDKENEHEEQETLQRSEGEQAQEEKEDEQEKEGRVVGQKSSAKSVSDITPVSSKLSNEDEGRLPTPEMKNQGGAPRTHHDLTTPTVGGALLVSPPKLKPSPKLDLQPEPPLGKRYSPHKYLPRESAERTSTKVRE
- the mdm1 gene encoding nuclear protein MDM1 isoform X1, whose translation is MKMPVRFKGLSEYKKNYKWKSSRSPSPEHRAPWAGLHSDHLGITKEPSFISKKRVPHYRPQISRSFQWVHGGETPRHSAPRREAARHPVKTHAPVTEDQAAPERIQTPPGPRVPRLPRSQSVEPRPRSAPHSPLGNGKSMPSLNAEKGGPAAEGNGVNRVLQKKAGLKTDMRRSVVRSSEYQRQFMWKSPSENSPLLAAEQLVYNRNKEVPPFKSGSFVRESEYQRSFKSSPPPKGLKLRKDLEEQEAENISPVSNSKSEKNKTYSSLQNGHIDKDPQLAAEKPVLKQHYSEDPKPAAEKPVVKQCNSEDAKLAAEKLVLKQQNPQRLFFPHRGYGKMKSEYNSNFRSPVKYSYKDGAWIKGLVSSDEDSQSHLAYMWYNEVKELKEMAEAYKKRAQGTHFSREHLNQILSEKNRFWEVSSSSTLEESASDDIRALDLVRTRVLKRSPSPARSGSCSPVQSDTSARKSPSDDTEKASLHSGATLPVRRRLAWDDKENEHEEQETLQRSEGEQAQEEKEDEQEKEGRVVGQKSSAKSVSDITPVSSKLSNEDEGRLPTPEMKNQGGAPRTHHDLTTPTVGGALLVSPPKLKPSPKLDLQPEPPLGKRYSPHKYLPRESAERTSTKVDVDGQSRSSIAAGLKTSDPLPLREDSRLADSPPAALRTPSKSSNSTAPPNTGPASLSPHREAVSRIQGSLRDPEFQHNGNIGGPRSDLFRFSSNDSDISDNDDRMSQISARSAASSSLASLILERAQKRKHNFWGKS
- the mdm1 gene encoding nuclear protein MDM1 isoform X3, whose protein sequence is MKMPVRFKGLSEYKKNYKWKSSRSPSPEHRAPWAGLHSDHLGITKEPSFISKKRVPHYRPQISRSFQWVHGGETPRHSAPRREAARHPVKTHAPVTEDQAAPERIQTPPGPRVPRLPRSQSVEPRPRSAPHSPLGNGKSMPSLNAEKGGPAAEGNGVNRVLQKKAGLKTDMRRSVVRSSEYQRQFMWKSPSENSPLLAAEQLVYNRNKEVPPFKSGSFVRESEYQRSFKSSPPPKGLKLRKDLEEQEAENISPVSNSKSEKNKTYSSLQNGHIDKDPQLAAEKPVLKQHYSEDPKPAAEKPVVKQCNSEDAKLAAEKLVLKQQNPQRLFFPHRGYGKMKSEYNSNFRSPVKYSYKDGAWIKGLVSSDEDSQSHLAYMWYNEVKELKEMAEAYKKRAQGTHFSREHLNQILSEKNRFWEVSSSSTLEESASDDIRALDLVRTRVLKRSPSPARSGSCSPVQSDTSARKSPSDDTEKASLHSGATLPVRRRLAWDDKENEHEEQETLQRSEGEQAQEEKEDEQEKEGRVVGQKSSAKSVSDITPVSSKLSNEDEGRLPTPEMKNQGGAPRTHHDLTTPTVGGALLVSPPKLKPSPKLDLQPEPPLGKRYSPHKYLPRESAERTSTKVTLEAQDQTCLGSLPMTLTSPIMMTECLRYLRDQQLQALLPL
- the mdm1 gene encoding nuclear protein MDM1 isoform X2, with amino-acid sequence MKMPVRFKGLSEYKKNYKWKSSRSPSPEHRAPWAGLHSDHLGITKEPSFISKKRVPHYRPQISRSFQWVHGGETPRHSAPRREAARHPVKTHAPVTEDQAAPERIQTPPGPRVPRLPRSQSVEPRPRSAPHSPLGNGKSMPSLNAEKGGPAAEGNGVNRVLQKKAGLKTDMRRSVVRSSEYQRQFMWKSPSENSPLLAAEQLVYNRNKEVPPFKSGSFVRESEYQRSFKSSPPPKGLKLRKDLEEQEAENISPVSNSKSEKNKTYSSLQNGHIDKDPQLAAEKPVLKQHYSEDPKPAAEKPVVKQCNSEDAKLAAEKLVLKQQNPQRLFFPHRGYGKMKSEYNSNFRSPVKYSYKDGAWIKGLVSSDEVKELKEMAEAYKKRAQGTHFSREHLNQILSEKNRFWEVSSSSTLEESASDDIRALDLVRTRVLKRSPSPARSGSCSPVQSDTSARKSPSDDTEKASLHSGATLPVRRRLAWDDKENEHEEQETLQRSEGEQAQEEKEDEQEKEGRVVGQKSSAKSVSDITPVSSKLSNEDEGRLPTPEMKNQGGAPRTHHDLTTPTVGGALLVSPPKLKPSPKLDLQPEPPLGKRYSPHKYLPRESAERTSTKVDVDGQSRSSIAAGLKTSDPLPLREDSRLADSPPAALRTPSKSSNSTAPPNTGPASLSPHREAVSRIQGSLRDPEFQHNGNIGGPRSDLFRFSSNDSDISDNDDRMSQISARSAASSSLASLILERAQKRKHNFWGKS